CTAAATAAAAGCACTTAtaaccacaaatataaacctaagggaaaaatagtcatcttacatctagcccaggtttcagtcatttacaaatccacccccttaaaaaTATTCCATCCTCGGAAATTGGTATTCGTCAAACATATAAGGGTAAcgagtcttcatcaactcttctgtttcCCACGTAAGGTTAGATCcgaaactgtgtttccactcaataaGTACCATTGAAATCTGTTTCTTTCTCAACTTGGTTACTTTACTGGCAACTATGCAGATCGGTACCTTAACCGATTTCTTATTCAAGTCAACCTTCAAATCCACTAACAGTACGATTTGAgtctcatcgtcgactttacacttaagcAGATAGCACAAGTTGaaagtattatgaataccggctaattcTGGCGGAAGATCCAAAATCActgtttgatcattcaaaatctcACTGATcagaaatggcccaataaatctcgAAGCTAATTtatcacgtttaccgaatctgataacccctttccacatcGAAACTTTCAGATATACACGATCACCCACACTAAAAGTTACTGGACGTCTACGCGGTTTAGCATACATTTGATGTCTGTCTCTAGCgcctttcaacttttctcgcgtaATAGCAATTTTTTcgactgtcatttgaacaatttcgggacctgcaaactgtttctctccagtATCTAACCAACAAGTTGGAAAACTGCAATGATGACCGTACAACATGtcgaagcattgcttcaatggtaccgcggttacacttgtgtactcgcagggctagaggtctcgggttcgagcctcgtcacccgctctaggaattaaaatatattccttgaaggtggcccaaagggaaggttttaccgacccgctccgggactaagatccggcccgcctgcccctcgggatggttaaagggtcggatcctcagagtgtggttcgggtttcctgcccgaaagcgcgtgtgtgtgtgcaaatgatgactaggcttcggtccagactgatgcaagcttgcctttcaaaaaaaaaaaaaacatctcataaggcggcatccctatactcgagtgATATGAGTTGTTATACACAAATTCAACCAACGGTAGATGTGAATCCCACGACCAACCGTATTCTAGCACACAATCccttaacatatcttccaaagtctgTATAGTTCTCTCGCTCTGACCATTTGTTTGAGGATGCTAAGCTGTACTCAAAttaacacgtgtacccagattatgTTGTAGACCGTTTCAgaaatttgacacaaatctagaatctctgtctgGCACAATCGATataggcacaccatgacgactgaCTATTTCATTCACAGACAACTCGGCGAATTCACTTAATGACGATGtctcacgagtagctaaaaaatgagcactcttggtcaatcggtcaactatcacccagatcatgtcgtgcaTTTTTTGGGTTCGgggtagtttggtcacaaaatctATCGTGATATGTTCCCGTTTCCACTCAGGAATTTCTAACTGGTGTAACGACccatacggtttctggtgttctgctttcacTTGCGCACAAACATAACACTCTTCAACAaaacgagcgatatctgttttcatagtTGACCACCAATACACcgatttcaaatcatgatacattttattaCTGTCTGGATGTACTGTTAATCATGATACATTTTAGTTACATGATCTCTCCAAAAAAATTGTCTACCAATTTTTATATGTTCCTAAAATACAACATCTAACCGAGGCTGTT
The window above is part of the Rutidosis leptorrhynchoides isolate AG116_Rl617_1_P2 chromosome 1, CSIRO_AGI_Rlap_v1, whole genome shotgun sequence genome. Proteins encoded here:
- the LOC139854117 gene encoding uncharacterized protein is translated as MYHDLKSVYWWSTMKTDIARFVEECYVCAQVKAEHQKPYGSLHHLASSNKWSERENYTDFGRYVKGLCARIRFPTCWLDTGEKQFAGPEIVQMTVEKIAITREKLKGARDRHQMYAKPRRRPVTFSVGDRVYLKVSMWKGVIRFGKRDKLASRFIGPFLISEILNDQTVILDLPPELAGIHNTFNLCYLLKCKVDDETQIVLLVDLKVDLNKKSVKVPICIVASKVTKLRKKQISMSLICVRNRSLCHCDSNKGGWGLSTVPRDVVVPMRLSERRELVGSILVVLLFAFVMLKHVLFRYCSLGSGAGADNVFDK